The Flaviramulus sp. BrNp1-15 genome has a window encoding:
- a CDS encoding thymidine kinase translates to MFLENTVNHKEQFGWIEVICGSMFSGKTEELIRRLKRAQFARQKVEIFKPAIDVRYDEEMVVSHDDNEIRSTPVPAAANIPILADGCDVVGIDEAQFFDDEIVRICNDLANKGIRVIVAGLDMDFKGNPFGPMPNLMATAEYVTKVHAVCTRTGNLAQYSYRKAKSDNLVLLGEVDEYEPLSRAAYYKAMMRDKVRNMKVNDAQEIPSSKPKDSNA, encoded by the coding sequence ATGTTTCTTGAAAATACAGTAAATCATAAAGAACAATTTGGATGGATTGAAGTTATCTGTGGCTCCATGTTTTCTGGAAAAACCGAAGAATTAATCCGTAGGCTTAAACGCGCGCAGTTTGCAAGACAAAAAGTTGAGATTTTTAAACCTGCTATTGATGTGCGTTACGATGAAGAAATGGTTGTATCTCATGATGATAACGAAATTCGATCTACTCCCGTTCCTGCAGCAGCTAACATCCCTATTTTAGCTGATGGCTGCGACGTAGTTGGTATTGATGAAGCGCAATTTTTTGATGATGAAATTGTACGTATCTGTAATGATCTAGCCAACAAAGGTATACGTGTTATTGTTGCTGGATTAGATATGGATTTTAAAGGTAATCCTTTTGGACCTATGCCTAATTTAATGGCAACTGCAGAATATGTTACTAAAGTACACGCCGTTTGTACTAGAACTGGAAATTTAGCACAATATAGCTACCGAAAAGCTAAAAGTGATAATCTAGTACTTTTAGGAGAAGTTGACGAATATGAACCACTAAGTAGAGCTGCATATTACAAAGCGATGATGCGCGATAAAGTAAGAAATATGAAGGTTAATGATGCGCAAGAAATCCCTTCTTCTAAACCTAAAGACTCCAATGCCTAA
- the alr gene encoding alanine racemase, with protein sequence MPKAQETVLEIDLKALKHNFEFLKSKLQKNTKFLAVVKAFAYGSDAAQIASYLQNLDVDYFAVAYVSEGIELRHSGITKPILVLHPQEINFKEIIDHCLEPSLYNAKVLNKFIKIAAAEKQTNYPVHIKFNTGLNRLGFGKNDVDGVSYKLKETNAVKVKSIFSHLAASEDLDEKIFTQNQIESFKKIADIFTKAIGYKPMLHICNTSGILNYPDAHFDMVRSGIGLYGFGNSEKENKNFKPIATLKTIISQIHHIEKGESIGYNRAYKSDAFLKTATLPIGHADGIGRQYGNGKGFVTINGQKAPIIGNVCMDMIMVNITNIDCKEGDEVIVFGKNTTANTFAATANTISYEIITAISQRVKRLILK encoded by the coding sequence ATGCCTAAAGCACAAGAAACTGTGCTTGAAATAGACTTAAAAGCACTGAAGCATAATTTTGAATTCCTTAAATCTAAACTGCAAAAAAACACTAAGTTTTTAGCCGTAGTTAAGGCTTTTGCCTATGGAAGTGATGCTGCTCAAATAGCAAGTTACTTGCAAAACCTTGATGTAGATTATTTTGCAGTTGCCTACGTAAGTGAAGGTATTGAATTAAGACATTCCGGAATTACAAAGCCTATTTTAGTTTTACATCCTCAAGAAATAAATTTTAAAGAAATTATAGACCATTGTTTAGAACCAAGTTTATATAATGCTAAAGTTTTAAATAAATTTATTAAAATCGCTGCCGCGGAAAAACAAACTAATTATCCTGTTCATATAAAATTTAATACAGGATTAAACAGATTGGGTTTTGGGAAAAACGATGTTGATGGTGTTTCGTATAAATTAAAGGAAACTAATGCTGTAAAAGTGAAATCTATTTTCTCTCATTTAGCTGCAAGTGAAGATTTAGATGAAAAAATATTCACACAAAATCAAATTGAAAGCTTTAAAAAAATAGCTGATATTTTTACAAAAGCTATTGGCTATAAACCTATGCTTCATATTTGTAACACATCGGGTATTTTAAATTATCCTGATGCGCATTTTGATATGGTTAGAAGCGGTATTGGGTTATACGGTTTTGGTAATTCTGAAAAGGAAAATAAAAATTTTAAACCTATAGCAACTTTAAAAACCATTATTTCTCAAATACACCATATTGAAAAAGGAGAGTCTATAGGTTATAATAGAGCTTATAAGAGTGATGCTTTTTTAAAAACTGCCACTTTACCTATTGGTCATGCTGATGGTATTGGGCGTCAATATGGTAATGGCAAAGGGTTTGTAACCATAAATGGACAAAAAGCACCAATTATAGGAAATGTATGTATGGATATGATAATGGTAAACATTACAAATATTGACTGTAAAGAAGGTGATGAGGTTATTGTTTTTGGAAAAAACACTACTGCGAATACATTTGCTGCCACTGCAAATACAATCTCTTACGAAATAATTACTGCTATATCACAAAGGGTTAAGAGGCTGATTTTAAAATAA
- the mscL gene encoding large conductance mechanosensitive channel protein MscL, translated as MLKEFKNFIMTGNVIDFAVAVIMAGAVGLVVNGFVNDIIMPIVGNFAGGMDFASMKHVLSPAVVGADGTVTTPENAIRYGAWINTIINLLIVGFVMFMIVKAYNKTKKPAAPEAPAGPSQEDLLAEIRDLLKK; from the coding sequence ATGTTAAAAGAGTTTAAGAATTTTATTATGACCGGCAACGTTATTGATTTTGCTGTTGCGGTAATTATGGCAGGAGCTGTAGGGCTTGTTGTTAATGGTTTCGTAAATGACATTATCATGCCAATCGTTGGAAATTTTGCTGGCGGAATGGATTTTGCAAGTATGAAGCATGTATTATCTCCAGCTGTTGTAGGTGCTGATGGAACTGTAACTACTCCAGAAAACGCTATTCGTTATGGAGCTTGGATTAATACAATCATCAATTTATTAATCGTTGGTTTTGTAATGTTCATGATTGTTAAAGCATACAACAAAACTAAAAAACCAGCTGCACCAGAAGCTCCAGCAGGACCTTCTCAAGAAGATTTACTAGCTGAAATTAGAGATTTGTTAAAAAAATAA